From one Lotus japonicus ecotype B-129 chromosome 3, LjGifu_v1.2 genomic stretch:
- the LOC130743037 gene encoding uncharacterized protein LOC130743037, producing the protein MSSTSHHQPRSKSLPCRPHPLILQCNQHLGSLEVSDEISSSSSLFSNKLTNLQTLYDCVEKLVLLPLTQEVVARERQEKWVEELLDGSLRLLDACSVAKDALLHTKECARELQSIMRRKRGGEMEVTAEVRKFLASRKIVKKAISKALENLKASLKKGKFSPSNKDHQTTSLVSLLKDVEVITLSILDSLLIFISGPAQSKPSWSLVSKLMKNKKVSGTQEADQNEFAIVDAALQSFAFQMTRKSGNINQLQNQLENLESVIQDFVEALETLFKRFIKIRVSLLNILNH; encoded by the coding sequence ATGTCATCAACATCTCATCACCAACCTCGCTCGAAGAGCTTGCCATGTAGACCACACCCTCTCATTCTACAATGCAATCAACACTTGGGAAGTTTAGAGGTTTCAGATGAAatttcctcttcatcatcattgTTCAGCAACAAACTAACCAATCTGCAGACTTTGTATGATTGTGTTGAAAAGCTGGTCCTTCTGCCACTTACTCAAGAAGTCGTGGCTCGAGAGCGCCAAGAGAAATGGGTAGAGGAGCTTTTGGATGGATCTCTAAGGCTCTTAGACGCGTGTTCCGTAGCAAAGGATGCTCTTCTTCATACAAAGGAATGCGCACGCGAGCTTCAATCAATCATGAGAAGAAAAAGGGGAGGCGAAATGGAGGTAACAGCTGAGGTGAGAAAATTCTTGGCCTCTAGGAAGATAGTTAAAAAGGCAATCTCCAAAGCCTTGGAGAATTTGAAGGCTTCTttgaagaaaggaaaattcTCTCCTAGCAACAAGGACCATCAAACCACCTCCTTAGTTAGCCTGTTAAAGGATGTGGAAGTGATCACTCTTTCCATATTGGATTCACTCCTGATCTTCATCTCTGGACCAGCTCAATCAAAACCAAGTTGGTCTTTGGTTTCCAAGCTAATGAAAAATAAGAAGGTTTCTGGCACACAAGAAGCAGATCAGAATGAATTTGCCATTGTAGATGCTGCATTGCAGTCTTTTGCGTTTCAAATGACGAGGAAGTCCGGCAACATCAATCAACTGCAGAACCAGTTGGAAAATTTGGAGTCAGTCATTCAAGACTTTGTGGAAGCACTTGAAACTCTTTTCAAACGATTTATTAAAATTAGAGTTTCCCTTCTCAACATTCTCAATCACTAG
- the LOC130747495 gene encoding 3-ketoacyl-CoA synthase 11-like, with the protein MAEAKPDTPLMPPSSRNLPDFKNSVKLKYVKLGYHYLITHGMYLFLSPLVVLIAAQLSTFSIKDIYDIWDNLQYNLISVIICSTLLVFLSTLYFLTRPKPVYLVNFSCYKPEEARKCTKKKFMDHSRMSGFFTEENLDFQRKILERSGLGENTYFPEAVLNIPPNPTMHEARKEAEAVMYGAIDELFAKTSVKAKDIGILIVNCSLFCPTPSLSAMIVNHYKLRGNIRSYNLGGMGCSAGIISIDLAKELLQVHPNSYALVVSMENITLNWYPGNDRSKLVSNCLFRMGGAAILLSNKSSDRRRSKYQLVDTVRTHKGSDDKCFSCVTQEEDANGKTGVTLSKDLMAVAGDALKTNITTLGPLVLPTSEQLLFFATLVGKKLFKMKIKPYIPDFKLAFEHFCIHAGGRAVLDELEKNLQLSTWHMEPSRMTLYRFGNTSSSSLWYELAYTEAKGRMKRGDRTWQIAFGSGFKCNSAVWRALRTINPAKEKSPWMDEIHQFPVDVPRVSAI; encoded by the coding sequence ATGGCAGAGGCAAAGCCAGATACACCCTTGATGCCGCCATCCTCGCGGAACCTTCCTGACTTCAAGAATTCTGTTAAATTGAAGTATGTGAAGCTTGGCTATCATTACCTCATCACCCATGGCATGTACCTCTTCCTCTCGCCACTCGTGGTGTTAATTGCTGCCCAGCTCTCCACTTTCTCCATCAAAGATATCTATGACATATGGGACAACCTGCAATACAACTTGATATCTGTCATTATTTGCTCCACTCTGCTTGTATTTTTGTCGACCCTATACTTTCTGACTCGTCCGAAGCCCGTGTACCTCGTCAATTTCTCATGTTACAAGCCTGAAGAAGCTCGTAAATGCACGAAGAAGAAATTCATGGATCACTCGAGGATGAGTGGCTTCTTCACGGAGGAAAACCTTGATTTCCAACGAAAGATCTTAGAGAGATCTGGCCTTGGGGAAAACACTTACTTTCCAGAAGCTGTGCTCAACATTCCTCCCAACCCTACAATGCATGAGGCCAGGAAAGAAGCTGAGGCTGTTATGTATGGCGCCATCGATGAGCTGTTTGCTAAGACATCAGTGAAGGCTAAAGACATTGGGATTCTGATTGTGAATTGTAGTCTGTTTTGCCCAACTCCATCGCTTTCAGCAATGATTGTCAATCACTATAAGCTTAGAGGGAATATAAGAAGCTATAACCTTGGTGGGATGGGATGCAGTGCAGGGATCATCTCAATTGATCTTGCTAAAGAACTTCTTCAGGTTCACCCCAACTCCTATGCATTGGTGGTTAGCATGGAGAACATCACTTTGAATTGGTATCCAGGGAATGATCGCTCCAAACTTGTTTCAAACTGTTTATTCCGCATGGGAGGGGCTGCAATTCTGCTTTCCAACAAAAGCTCTGACAGGAGAAGATCCAAATACCAGTTGGTTGACACAGTTCGCACCCACAAGGGATCTGATGACAAGTGCTTCAGCTGTGTCACCCAAGAAGAAGATGCCAATGGCAAGACTGGAGTTACTTTATCAAAAGATCTGATGGCAGTTGCAGGTGATGCTTTGAAGACAAACATCACCACATTGGGGCCTCTTGTTCTTCCAACATCTGAGCAGTTGCTATTCTTTGCCACATTAGTCGGGAAGAAACTCTTCAAGATGAAGATCAAGCCTTATATTCCAGATTTCAAGCTAGCTTTTGAACACTTCTGCATTCATGCTGGTGGCAGAGCTGTTTTGGATGAGTTGGAGAAGAACTTGCAGCTGTCTACATGGCACATGGAGCCATCAAGGATGACACTCTATCGATTTGGAAACACCTCCAGTAGTTCCCTTTGGTATGAGCTGGCTTACACTGAAGCCAAAGGAAGGATGAAGAGGGGAGATAGAACATGGCAGATAGCTTTCGGTTCCGGATTCAAATGCAACAGTGCAGTGTGGAGGGCTCTGAGGACCATCAATCCTGCAAAGGAGAAGAGTCCTTGGATGGATGAGATCCACCAATTTCCAGTTGATGTTCCAAGGGTTTCAGCCATATAA
- the LOC130747494 gene encoding uncharacterized protein LOC130747494, translating into MAASNTKTSYHARSNSLPSRPHPIVLQCNEHLDRLRSSNETSSSSSLSHKLGALQDLHECIEKLVQLPLTQEALLHEPQESCVNDELLDGSLRLLDVCTTAKDSLLHTKECIRELQSIMRRKRGEELGITAEAKKFLNSRKVVRKAIFKTLRDLKAIAKKGNFKDQQSVALVSLLKDVEVDTLSIFESLLNFISGSSTQAKSTSWSLVSMLIHTKRISCQQVADENEFSQVDAALQSSVLQMTNNKSDSTNSLQNHLEKLEFCIQDLEEGLEFLFRRLIKIRVALLNILTP; encoded by the coding sequence ATGGCAGCCTCTAACACAAAAACTTCTTACCATGCTCGCTCAAACAGCTTGCCCTCTAGACCACACCCAATCGTTCTGCAATGCAATGAACACCTGGATAGGTTAAGATCTTCCAATGAaacctcttcttcatcttcattaagCCATAAACTAGGAGCCTTGCAGGATCTTCATGAATGTATTGAAAAATTAGTACAGCTTCCTCTCACCCAAGAAGCCCTTCTCCATGAACCCCAAGAGTCATGTGTAAATGATGAGCTTCTGGATGGATCTTTGAGGCTCCTAGACGTGTGCACAACAGCCAAAGATTCTCTGTTGCATACAAAGGAGTGCATAAGGGAACTTCAATCAATTATGAGGAGAAAAAGAGGTGAAGAACTGGGGATCACAGCAGAGGCTAAAAAGTTCTTGAATTCTAGGAAAGTGGTGAGAAAGGCCATCTTCAAAACCTTGAGGGATTTGAAGGCTATAGCCAAAAAGGGCAACTTCAAAGACCAACAAAGTGTGGCCTTGGTTAGCTTGCTAAAAGATGTTGAAGTAGACACTCTTTCCATATTTGAGTCATTGTTGAATTTTATCTCTGGATCATCAACACAAGCAAAATCAACCAGCTGGTCTTTGGTTTCCATGTTGATCCACACCAAAAGAATAAGCTGCCAACAAGTAGCTGATGAAAATGAATTTTCACAAGTGGATGCAGCATTGCAGTCCTCTGTACTTCAAATGACAAACAACAAATCAGACAGCACCAATAGTCTACAAAACCACTTGGAGAAACTGGAGTTTTGCATTCAAGACCTTGAAGAAGGGCTTGAGTTTCTATTCAGACGTTTGATTAAAATCAGAGTTGCACTTCTTAACATCCTCACTCCGTAG